From a region of the Mesomycoplasma ovipneumoniae ATCC 29419 genome:
- the uvrA gene encoding excinuclease ABC subunit UvrA, whose translation MLKNKDTHNFIYIKGASENNLKNFDLVIPKNKLVVFTGVSGSGKSSLAFNTIYEEGKRRYIDSLSSYARQFLGGTKKPKVEAIYGLLPTISVEQKTSHNNPRSTVGTITEIYDYFRLLFAKIGKPFCPNHKAEIVPQKIVNILNSILSRPKGTRIVIMAPVVQSERGSHRNLIENLKNQGFLRLKINDVTYYLADEINLDPKQRHTISVIIDRFVLDDDEETRLQSSLELAFQMGKGIALCEFDDSEVVRFSKLQACPFGDFEMPSLENRLFSFNSPYGMCKTCKGLGTNLEADFDLVVPDKNLSINQGAIKYFGKSINTKSLEWQELQILLEYFEISPDKKIHELTKKELEIINYGSKESINYSLVSESGKRYDYFRPIEGILSRIQRKFWDTTSEDLRLWFKKMMSEFLCSTCQGARLNNYALAVKIENYNIFELSQLSIKNLIEFFKNLNLSDFDQQVSKLILSEIRDRLSFLDNVGLSYLNLSRSAATLSGGESQRIRLASQVGSQLTGVLYVLDEPSIGLHQKDNDRLIATLKKMVEIGNSLIVVEHDLETILAADYLVDIGANAGENGGYLVAAGKLEDIENEPKSITGQFLTNKLAIPVPKKRRSGNGKFIIIEKARENNLKKISINIPLGKFVVITGVSGSGKSTLVNQILVNGIAKHLGATNIRVGKCDEIRGLFNIDKLVAVNQSPIGRTPRSNPATYTSVFDDIREIFANTEQARSLGFSKSKFSFNLQSGRCDKCQGDGQIKIEMHFMPDIYVLCDNCQGKRYKPDVLQIRFHGKTIADILELTVSAALEFFHNWPKIVSKLQTLVDVGLGYIKLGQSATTLSGGEAQRIKLATFLQKKPTGKSLFVLDEPTTGLHNYDVANLIKVLDRIVDNGDSVVIIEHNLDVIKVADYIIDLGPEGGQEGGNIVAKGTPEAVAKVEKSYTGAYLKKILNVK comes from the coding sequence ATGTTAAAAAATAAAGACACGCATAATTTTATTTACATCAAAGGTGCAAGTGAAAACAATTTAAAGAATTTTGACCTTGTAATTCCTAAAAATAAATTAGTTGTCTTTACTGGGGTTTCAGGATCAGGAAAGTCATCTTTAGCCTTTAATACGATTTATGAAGAAGGAAAACGACGTTATATAGACTCTTTGAGTTCATATGCCAGGCAATTTTTAGGCGGAACTAAAAAACCAAAAGTTGAAGCTATTTACGGACTTTTGCCAACAATTTCTGTTGAGCAAAAAACAAGTCACAACAATCCCCGTTCAACTGTTGGAACAATTACCGAAATTTATGACTATTTTCGGCTTTTGTTTGCCAAAATCGGTAAGCCTTTTTGTCCTAATCATAAAGCTGAAATTGTTCCTCAAAAAATTGTTAATATTTTAAATTCGATTTTATCAAGGCCAAAAGGCACTAGAATTGTGATTATGGCTCCGGTTGTCCAATCTGAGCGCGGATCACACCGAAATTTAATTGAAAATCTTAAAAATCAAGGTTTTTTGCGACTTAAAATTAATGATGTTACATATTATCTTGCAGATGAAATTAACCTTGATCCAAAACAAAGACACACAATTTCTGTTATTATTGATAGATTTGTTCTTGATGATGATGAAGAAACTAGACTTCAATCTTCACTTGAACTGGCTTTTCAAATGGGAAAAGGAATTGCGCTTTGCGAGTTCGATGATTCTGAAGTAGTTAGATTTTCAAAATTACAGGCTTGTCCCTTTGGTGATTTTGAAATGCCGAGTCTAGAAAATCGACTTTTTTCATTCAATTCACCTTATGGGATGTGCAAAACTTGCAAAGGATTAGGGACAAATTTAGAGGCTGATTTTGATCTTGTTGTTCCTGATAAAAATTTGTCTATTAATCAAGGTGCGATAAAATACTTTGGAAAATCGATAAATACAAAATCATTAGAATGGCAAGAGTTGCAAATTTTGCTTGAGTATTTTGAAATTTCACCTGATAAAAAAATCCACGAACTTACTAAAAAAGAGCTTGAAATTATCAATTATGGCTCAAAAGAATCAATAAATTACTCATTAGTTTCCGAAAGTGGAAAAAGATATGATTATTTTCGGCCAATTGAAGGTATTTTAAGTCGAATTCAGCGTAAATTTTGGGACACAACTAGTGAAGATCTTCGCCTTTGATTTAAGAAAATGATGTCTGAATTTTTGTGCAGTACATGTCAAGGCGCTAGACTAAATAATTATGCTCTTGCAGTAAAAATTGAAAATTACAATATTTTTGAATTATCGCAGCTTTCTATTAAAAATCTAATTGAGTTTTTTAAAAATCTAAATTTATCTGATTTTGATCAACAAGTTTCTAAATTAATTCTTTCAGAAATTCGCGATCGGCTTTCTTTTTTAGATAATGTTGGACTTTCATATTTGAATTTAAGTAGGTCAGCGGCAACACTTTCTGGAGGAGAATCGCAAAGAATTCGACTTGCAAGTCAAGTAGGATCACAATTAACTGGGGTACTTTATGTTCTTGATGAACCTTCAATTGGATTGCATCAAAAGGATAATGACAGATTAATTGCAACTTTGAAAAAAATGGTTGAAATTGGAAACAGTTTAATTGTTGTAGAACATGATCTTGAGACTATTTTAGCTGCTGATTATTTAGTTGATATAGGTGCTAATGCTGGTGAAAACGGTGGATATTTAGTTGCTGCCGGAAAACTTGAGGACATTGAAAACGAACCAAAATCGATTACAGGGCAATTTTTAACTAATAAATTAGCAATTCCAGTTCCTAAAAAACGTCGCAGTGGCAATGGTAAATTTATAATTATCGAAAAAGCAAGAGAAAATAATTTAAAAAAAATCAGTATAAACATTCCTTTAGGTAAATTTGTCGTTATAACAGGGGTATCAGGTTCAGGTAAATCAACGTTAGTAAATCAAATTTTGGTTAATGGGATTGCAAAACATCTTGGTGCAACAAATATTCGAGTTGGAAAATGTGATGAAATTAGGGGACTTTTTAATATTGACAAGTTAGTTGCTGTCAATCAAAGTCCAATTGGAAGGACACCTCGCTCAAATCCAGCAACATATACATCTGTTTTTGATGATATTCGCGAGATTTTCGCAAACACCGAGCAAGCAAGATCGCTTGGATTTTCTAAGTCAAAATTCTCTTTTAACTTACAATCCGGAAGGTGCGATAAGTGTCAAGGCGATGGGCAAATAAAAATTGAAATGCATTTTATGCCCGATATATATGTTTTATGTGATAACTGTCAAGGAAAAAGGTATAAACCTGATGTTCTGCAAATTCGTTTTCACGGTAAAACTATCGCAGATATTCTCGAATTAACAGTCTCAGCAGCACTTGAGTTTTTTCATAACTGGCCGAAAATTGTTTCAAAATTGCAAACTTTGGTTGACGTTGGTCTTGGGTATATAAAACTAGGTCAGTCAGCCACAACACTTTCAGGCGGCGAGGCTCAAAGAATTAAATTAGCGACATTTTTACAGAAAAAACCAACAGGAAAGTCACTTTTTGTTCTTGATGAGCCAACAACGGGGCTGCATAATTATGACGTTGCAAATTTAATTAAAGTACTTGATAGAATAGTGGATAATGGCGATAGCGTCGTGATTATAGAGCACAACTTGGATGTAATTAAAGTTGCAGATTATATTATTGACCTAGGTCCTGAAGGCGGACAAGAGGGAGGAAATATCGTTGCAAAAGGAACTCCGGAGGCTGTTGCAAAAGTAGAAAAATCCTACACTGGCGCTTATTTGAAAAAGATTTTAAACGTTAAATAA
- a CDS encoding PTS sugar transporter subunit IIB, protein MSLKIVAACGNGMGTSMIIKLKVQKIVKELGVEASVEALSMGQSKGLTNSVDIIIASKHLVSEFNPNQKAKIVGVTNLMDENEIKTALSPVLEQLV, encoded by the coding sequence ATGTCATTAAAAATTGTCGCTGCATGTGGAAATGGAATGGGAACTTCAATGATAATTAAGTTGAAAGTTCAAAAAATAGTAAAGGAATTAGGGGTTGAAGCCTCTGTTGAGGCCCTTTCAATGGGTCAGTCAAAAGGACTAACCAATTCAGTAGATATAATTATCGCCTCAAAACATCTTGTTAGTGAGTTTAACCCAAACCAAAAAGCTAAAATTGTTGGTGTAACTAATTTAATGGACGAAAATGAAATTAAAACTGCACTAAGTCCAGTTCTTGAGCAACTTGTTTAG
- a CDS encoding MAG4940 family membrane protein: MTKFEMLSVFWNTRVAFIEFLGSVLLIFFFLTSKHIVHQLKSNIFVSSFLYTLSFFSALFIAQATSGFLSNSDIKPFLIPQIVIFESIIKGLTNSFTGTLLYRGYFYIFASQILGVIFGYLAFFLYTKMVKNITKYKEDFHKIVMVEKAPKIGTYLQKEIFFGSLFVFILMSVPRIPFSANLTLFDHQIVLFILLLFFFIINTNTGFINFNLWSTLVIIPYLAVRKINNFSIRLYLWQIIINILTTILIPTILSLIFLGIASSSNLSFNL, from the coding sequence ATGACAAAATTTGAAATGCTTTCTGTCTTTTGAAATACTAGAGTTGCCTTTATTGAATTTTTAGGATCAGTGCTTTTAATATTTTTCTTTTTGACATCAAAACATATTGTACATCAACTAAAGTCAAATATTTTTGTTTCAAGTTTTCTCTATACTCTTTCATTTTTTTCAGCACTTTTTATCGCTCAAGCAACTTCTGGATTTTTATCAAATTCAGACATCAAACCCTTTTTAATACCACAAATTGTGATATTTGAATCAATTATCAAAGGCCTGACAAATTCTTTTACAGGAACACTGCTTTATCGAGGTTATTTTTACATTTTTGCCAGTCAAATTTTAGGCGTTATTTTTGGTTATTTGGCCTTCTTTTTATATACAAAAATGGTAAAAAATATAACAAAATATAAAGAAGATTTTCACAAAATAGTTATGGTCGAAAAAGCACCTAAAATTGGCACTTATTTACAAAAAGAGATCTTTTTTGGTTCATTATTTGTCTTTATTTTAATGAGTGTTCCAAGAATTCCTTTTAGTGCCAATTTAACTTTATTTGATCATCAGATTGTTTTATTTATCTTGTTGCTATTTTTCTTTATTATTAACACTAATACCGGTTTTATCAATTTTAATTTATGGTCAACTTTAGTGATCATACCTTATTTAGCGGTGAGAAAAATTAATAATTTTAGTATTAGACTTTATTTGTGACAAATCATTATTAACATACTGACAACTATTTTAATACCTACAATTTTAAGTCTAATATTTTTAGGTATTGCCAGTTCTTCAAACTTAAGTTTTAATTTATAA
- a CDS encoding MSC_0775 family lipoprotein, with protein MFRKKYKKLFLGILTSALSVSVVVSCGITNDANVFASSTNLELNKNHPYYSIYEPQFNIDLFKTNNLDQFLTAEFAKVPYQVQNSNSRLININQDFQVSHISDLQQLNSNNEIINPTVENNTLTLDQAKVEIKNFKQNKLANRFIKLNLDLQGLESKAKQINMDLNNFYYEINYNQIQENNDDTRILDIPITIRYYNADDKQNPYKRENFITIYKQISGFAPNKSKQDNINKTKMISKIDYKNKANVSVYSVLENLNSKEEIKGDTDTLIRTKYLDKQLKDIDLFTVEIPENTKSQYYLKDARLGEDLKSILVTVVTTTGSGQNAYSTEKIYKIEDFKQLDQQEVQQLFKKYLKVQVKGGISFLNYDFANVNKDDFVTNFDQNSFFDIKINISEKTNDTSLAPYTTKAKISFKSKSSIFQDFYIDDFNIGVPKFVPLFDSSTSLLNKNQIFSPYNASVYIPELERRNIGEISNSINEESKSFVTSGGYKEFRTFYTDNKLTQAVHYGEDVLVPSGLPLKTFSKSKLLGAYYLPNQGAAEGIGTTVALQVDVKDLEISQETKDKYLRNVDAVVFFFIHLDNNTLSLLGQTAQVEQGNKNTSRIATYLKDASPISPKELEKNTTFGTIGQMTNNGGWSPHVHIEAYPIRYEIKNGKKVFAEKFLNQKYLLEPQRNIRIAPNRINRYINVDEQNKQIISLTSLKAAGVQIDQSKDINLVDNSGKDTKKLDTQFKGYKNRDYTKSIEDLFIRNQALDPNIFFQFRDDKSSRVRLDNLFTKAKQNS; from the coding sequence ATGTTTAGAAAAAAATACAAAAAACTATTTTTAGGTATACTAACTTCTGCTTTGTCCGTCTCAGTTGTTGTTTCTTGTGGAATAACCAATGACGCTAATGTATTTGCAAGTTCTACTAATTTAGAATTGAACAAAAACCACCCTTACTATTCAATTTATGAACCACAATTTAATATTGACTTGTTTAAAACTAATAATTTAGATCAATTTTTAACAGCAGAATTTGCTAAAGTGCCTTATCAAGTGCAAAATTCTAACTCCAGATTAATTAACATTAATCAAGACTTTCAAGTATCGCATATTTCTGACTTACAACAACTTAATTCTAACAATGAAATAATTAATCCAACAGTTGAAAATAATACTTTAACTTTAGATCAAGCTAAAGTGGAAATCAAAAATTTCAAGCAAAATAAATTAGCAAATCGCTTTATCAAATTAAATTTAGATTTACAAGGCTTAGAATCCAAAGCTAAACAAATCAATATGGATCTAAATAATTTCTATTATGAAATAAACTATAATCAAATTCAAGAAAATAATGATGACACAAGAATTTTAGATATTCCTATTACTATTAGATATTATAATGCTGATGACAAACAAAACCCTTACAAGCGAGAAAATTTTATTACAATTTATAAACAAATTAGCGGTTTTGCCCCAAATAAATCAAAGCAAGATAATATTAATAAAACCAAAATGATCAGCAAAATAGACTATAAAAATAAAGCTAATGTTTCTGTTTATAGTGTGCTAGAAAATTTAAATTCGAAAGAAGAAATCAAAGGTGATACTGATACATTAATTAGAACTAAATATCTTGACAAACAACTAAAAGATATTGATTTGTTTACGGTAGAAATTCCTGAAAATACTAAAAGTCAATATTATCTAAAAGATGCTAGACTAGGCGAAGATCTAAAATCTATTTTAGTAACTGTTGTGACAACCACAGGCAGTGGACAAAATGCTTACAGTACAGAAAAAATCTATAAAATTGAAGACTTTAAGCAACTAGATCAACAGGAAGTCCAGCAACTATTTAAAAAATATCTAAAAGTTCAAGTCAAAGGTGGAATTAGTTTTTTAAACTATGATTTTGCTAATGTCAATAAAGATGATTTTGTAACTAATTTTGATCAAAATAGCTTTTTTGATATTAAAATTAATATTTCAGAAAAAACTAACGATACTAGTTTAGCTCCATACACAACTAAGGCTAAAATTAGCTTTAAATCAAAAAGTTCTATTTTCCAAGATTTTTATATTGACGATTTTAATATTGGAGTGCCAAAATTTGTTCCTTTATTTGATTCATCAACCTCATTATTAAATAAAAATCAAATTTTTTCACCTTATAATGCTTCAGTTTATATACCTGAATTAGAAAGAAGAAATATTGGTGAAATTAGTAATAGTATTAATGAAGAGAGTAAATCTTTTGTGACTTCTGGTGGGTACAAAGAATTTCGTACTTTCTATACTGATAATAAATTAACTCAGGCCGTTCACTATGGTGAAGATGTCTTAGTACCAAGTGGTCTACCGCTAAAAACTTTTTCTAAATCAAAATTACTAGGGGCTTACTACTTACCAAATCAAGGGGCTGCTGAAGGAATTGGAACTACCGTTGCATTACAAGTTGATGTTAAGGACTTAGAAATTAGCCAAGAAACTAAGGACAAATATTTGCGTAATGTAGATGCTGTTGTTTTCTTTTTTATCCACTTAGACAATAATACACTTTCACTTTTAGGTCAAACAGCACAAGTTGAACAAGGTAATAAAAATACTTCAAGAATAGCAACTTATCTAAAAGATGCTAGTCCGATTAGCCCAAAAGAATTAGAAAAAAATACTACTTTTGGTACAATTGGACAAATGACTAACAATGGTGGTTGATCACCGCACGTTCACATTGAAGCTTATCCAATTCGATATGAAATCAAAAATGGTAAAAAAGTATTTGCAGAAAAATTTTTAAATCAGAAATATTTACTTGAACCCCAAAGAAATATTAGAATAGCGCCAAACCGTATTAATAGATATATCAATGTAGATGAGCAAAATAAGCAAATTATTAGCTTAACCAGTCTTAAAGCTGCGGGTGTACAAATTGATCAAAGCAAAGACATTAACTTAGTTGACAATAGTGGAAAAGATACTAAAAAGCTTGACACACAATTTAAGGGTTATAAAAACAGAGATTACACTAAATCAATCGAGGATTTATTTATTAGAAATCAGGCATTAGATCCAAATATATTTTTCCAATTTCGTGATGATAAATCCTCGCGAGTAAGACTGGATAACTTATTTACAAAAGCTAAACAAAATAGTTAA
- a CDS encoding PTS ascorbate transporter subunit IIC, which yields MSLSKKNNKLLFGLLIFLFVNLLIIGITLGVRMGHNGESFSTALVFLVRVVYLDNYLRQNALLLGSLVFVGYLVLGRGGRDAFLGALKTAIGIFLLSIGAGGLVGLARPVFDAIGAIKSGGVVPLDPYLGWTSAENFLQTGFGQANNFLTLASFTFIAAFIVNILMVLAKRFTNTNSIVITGHIMLQQSTVVTALLYMILFRSIPLLDDGAISAGSQVGLVLISGLFLGIYWATSSVATLKITNLVTQNAGFAVGHQQMLTLFTSYKMGRFFGNKEHSAENRKLPESLKIFEDNIFTQTIIILLLFAVLFAIIIGYHGIENTLNSTYSGFAGEAAKIGSAWNNSTFQGANFVFLILGGTLRIIAALIAIITGVRMFVTELQQSFHGISEKVIPGAVVAIDIAATYGYSINAVTYGFLGGVLGQFLAVFVAVGLAAIPGNNYSLVAIPLFITLFFNSGAMGVYANASGGWKAAFIVPAIIGFFEIIVISFGLKLVQNIGDVGIPVLQNEAGVSVVQNPVTTGFLGMGDWNLFFGLSLIIGQFHYVLGWITVFVGIIGLILLAQGVDSTKQTKKTWLQKLLKVNVDLVEKQA from the coding sequence ATGTCGCTTAGTAAAAAAAATAATAAATTACTTTTTGGCCTACTTATTTTCTTGTTTGTTAACCTTTTAATTATCGGGATCACCCTCGGTGTTCGAATGGGACACAATGGCGAGAGTTTTTCAACTGCTCTTGTTTTCCTTGTTCGAGTGGTTTATCTTGATAACTATTTAAGACAAAATGCACTTTTGCTTGGGTCTTTGGTTTTTGTTGGTTATCTTGTTTTAGGCCGTGGTGGTCGCGATGCATTTCTTGGAGCTCTAAAGACCGCTATTGGAATTTTCCTTTTGTCAATTGGAGCAGGTGGGCTAGTTGGTCTGGCTCGTCCAGTTTTTGATGCAATTGGAGCTATTAAATCCGGTGGTGTTGTTCCGCTTGATCCTTATTTGGGCTGAACTTCTGCTGAGAATTTTCTTCAAACAGGCTTTGGACAAGCAAATAACTTTCTTACCTTAGCATCATTCACCTTCATTGCTGCTTTTATTGTTAATATTTTAATGGTTTTAGCAAAAAGGTTCACTAACACAAATTCAATTGTGATTACCGGACATATTATGCTCCAGCAATCAACAGTTGTAACCGCACTTTTATATATGATTTTATTCCGTTCAATTCCGTTGCTTGATGATGGGGCAATTTCTGCTGGATCTCAAGTCGGACTTGTACTTATTTCAGGTTTATTTTTAGGAATTTACTGGGCAACTTCATCAGTAGCTACCTTAAAAATAACTAACCTTGTTACCCAAAATGCTGGTTTTGCTGTTGGTCACCAACAAATGCTTACTTTATTTACTAGCTACAAAATGGGTCGCTTTTTTGGAAACAAAGAACACAGTGCTGAAAATCGTAAACTTCCTGAATCACTCAAAATTTTTGAAGATAACATTTTCACACAAACAATAATTATTTTACTTCTTTTTGCAGTTTTATTTGCTATAATTATTGGCTACCACGGTATAGAAAATACTCTTAATTCTACTTACAGTGGCTTTGCCGGCGAAGCAGCGAAAATCGGTAGTGCTTGAAATAATAGTACATTCCAAGGCGCAAACTTCGTGTTCCTAATTTTAGGAGGAACACTCAGAATAATTGCTGCCTTAATTGCAATTATAACTGGTGTTAGAATGTTTGTTACTGAATTACAACAGTCATTCCACGGAATTTCTGAGAAAGTAATCCCTGGTGCTGTTGTTGCTATTGACATTGCCGCTACTTATGGATATTCAATTAATGCTGTTACTTACGGATTCCTTGGTGGGGTTCTAGGGCAATTTTTGGCCGTATTTGTCGCAGTCGGACTTGCTGCAATTCCAGGAAATAATTATTCTCTAGTTGCAATTCCACTCTTTATTACACTATTTTTCAACTCAGGAGCAATGGGAGTTTATGCTAATGCATCTGGAGGTTGAAAAGCTGCCTTTATTGTGCCGGCAATTATAGGATTTTTTGAAATTATTGTAATTTCATTTGGTCTAAAACTGGTGCAAAATATTGGCGATGTTGGAATTCCTGTTCTTCAAAATGAGGCTGGAGTTTCTGTTGTTCAAAATCCAGTTACAACCGGATTTTTAGGAATGGGTGACTGAAACCTCTTCTTCGGACTTAGTCTAATTATCGGTCAATTCCACTATGTTTTAGGTTGAATTACTGTTTTTGTTGGAATTATTGGTCTAATTCTTTTAGCCCAAGGTGTTGACTCAACAAAACAAACTAAAAAAACATGACTGCAAAAATTACTGAAAGTCAATGTTGATTTAGTTGAAAAACAAGCCTAA
- a CDS encoding PTS sugar transporter subunit IIA, whose translation MSVNLLTNLIENDSILINQKAQTWQEAIAISCQPLIEKNLISPNYVESIVNSTIEHGPYYILAPFLAMPHAEAGKDVFKDCFSLVVFDKPFYFDQDSRPVQILITLGATSADIHTAVALPQIVAAFEDVDNIDKIIKATSKEEIIAILEKVDFSKYLNS comes from the coding sequence ATGTCAGTTAATTTACTCACAAATTTAATTGAAAATGATTCAATTTTAATTAATCAAAAAGCCCAAACCTGGCAAGAAGCAATTGCAATCTCATGTCAGCCGCTGATTGAAAAAAACTTAATAAGCCCAAATTATGTCGAGTCGATAGTCAACTCAACAATCGAACACGGTCCTTATTATATATTAGCCCCTTTTTTGGCAATGCCGCATGCTGAGGCTGGAAAAGACGTATTTAAAGACTGTTTTTCACTTGTTGTCTTTGATAAGCCTTTTTATTTCGACCAAGATAGTCGCCCTGTTCAAATTCTAATAACTCTTGGTGCAACAAGCGCTGACATTCACACCGCAGTTGCCCTGCCCCAAATAGTTGCCGCTTTTGAAGATGTTGATAATATTGACAAAATTATTAAAGCTACATCAAAAGAAGAAATAATCGCCATCCTTGAAAAAGTTGATTTTTCAAAATATCTTAATTCATAA
- a CDS encoding phospho-furanose lactonase: protein MQNTEKFSRTVLGDICPSELGVVDCHDHLIKNYGPEAHEHPDFVMLSNEAAIAESLEFAARGGKTLVTMDPPNVGRDVYRMLEIAQELAGKVHIIMSTGFHKAAFYDKGASWLALVPTDEITKMVVAEITQGMDEYNYSGPVVKRSKAKAGIIKAGTGYGAIDRLELKSLEVAARASIETGAPILVHTQLGTMAYEAAKYLIDFGANPRKIQLSHLNKNPDKYYYAKIIKELGVTLCFDGPDRVKYYTDATLAENIKYLVDLGLQKHITLSLDAGRVLYQKNYGMLKGKMSHGFAYLFDRFIPLLRQVGVSQQAIDDILINNPAEILTFDQPRKFDPSILPEYILELKKTFKI from the coding sequence ATGCAAAATACGGAAAAATTTTCTAGAACTGTTTTAGGAGATATTTGTCCCTCAGAGTTAGGGGTCGTTGACTGTCATGACCATTTAATTAAAAATTATGGCCCTGAAGCTCATGAACACCCTGATTTTGTGATGCTTTCAAACGAAGCTGCAATTGCCGAATCACTCGAATTTGCAGCTCGTGGCGGGAAAACATTGGTAACAATGGACCCGCCAAATGTTGGTAGAGATGTTTATCGCATGCTCGAAATCGCCCAGGAATTAGCTGGTAAAGTTCATATTATTATGTCCACCGGTTTCCACAAGGCCGCTTTTTATGACAAAGGTGCTTCTTGACTCGCGCTTGTTCCAACTGATGAAATTACCAAAATGGTTGTTGCCGAAATAACCCAAGGAATGGATGAGTATAATTATTCTGGCCCAGTTGTTAAACGTTCCAAGGCAAAAGCGGGAATAATTAAAGCCGGAACAGGTTATGGGGCAATTGATCGTCTTGAGTTAAAATCTTTGGAAGTCGCTGCAAGAGCCTCAATTGAAACCGGTGCGCCAATTTTGGTTCACACCCAACTAGGAACAATGGCTTATGAGGCTGCTAAATATTTAATTGATTTTGGTGCTAATCCGCGTAAAATTCAGCTTTCACACTTAAATAAAAATCCTGACAAGTATTATTATGCAAAAATAATCAAGGAATTAGGTGTAACTTTGTGTTTTGATGGCCCTGATCGTGTTAAGTATTATACTGATGCAACCTTAGCCGAAAACATTAAATATCTAGTTGATCTTGGACTCCAAAAGCATATAACTTTATCACTTGATGCAGGCCGGGTTTTATATCAGAAAAACTACGGAATGCTAAAAGGGAAAATGAGCCATGGATTTGCTTATCTTTTTGATCGGTTTATTCCACTTTTAAGACAAGTTGGTGTTAGTCAGCAAGCAATTGATGATATTTTGATTAACAATCCAGCCGAAATATTGACCTTTGATCAGCCGCGAAAATTTGATCCGTCAATTCTTCCTGAGTACATACTAGAACTCAAAAAAACCTTTAAAATCTAG